The genomic window AAGAAACCAAGTTCACCTGCTTTGCGCATTACTTCTTCCGTAAGTGCATAGTCTTTAGCTTCAAATCTTGCTTTGTGAGCAATAATTTCACGGTCATTAAATTCCATAACCGCTTCTTTCATCATTTGTTGTTCTTCTGAAAAATCTTCAGGTGTGAAGACATCTTCACAATTTGTTTCTTTTACTAAGAATTGACCTCCACGAAGGATATCTTTTTCTATTTCTGCCATATTTTTTATAGTTTTTAGTAATGAGTACTGAGAGTTTTTTCTCATTACTCAAATCTTAGATCTTAATTATATTTAGTTTAAAAATTCAAAAATCCCAGCTGCCCCTTGGCCTGTGCCCACGCACATGGTTACCATTCCGTATTTGTTTTTCATGTCACGCTTACGCATTTCATCAAATAACTGAACAGATAATTTAGCACCTGTACAACCAAGTGGATGACCTAGAGCAATTGCACCTCCATTGACATTTACAATATCTTGGTTGAGGTCTAACTCTCGCATCACAGCTAAAGATTGTGATGCAAAAGCTTCGTTGAGCTCTATTAATTCAATATCTTTTTGAGATAAACCAGCTTGTTTTAACGCTTTTGGAATAGCAGCAACAGGACCAATACCCATAATTCTTGGTGGTACACCTGCTGCAGCGTAACTTACTAATCGTGCAATTGGCTCAAGATTTAACTCTTTTACCATAGCTTCACTCATTACTAGTACAAATGCAGCGCCATCACTGGTTTGAGATGAGTTTCCAGCAGTGACTGAACCACCTTGTGCAAATACAGGTCTTAATTTTGCTAAAGCTTCTTTGCTAGTGCCTTTTCTTGGTCCTTCGTCTTTAGCAACGGTAAATTTGCGTGTTGCTTTTTTTCCGTTTTCGTCAACGTAAGTTTCTTCTACTTCAATAGGTACTATTTGATCTTGAAATCTGTTTTCATCAAGAGCCTTTAAAGCTTTCATATGTGAGTGGTAAGCAAACTCATCTTGATCTTCTCTAGAGACGTTATATTTGTTTGCAACAGCTTCTGCTGTGTTACCCATTCCCCAATAATAATCTTCGTGACCAGCATTTACGATATCGTAGTTTAATTCTGGCTTAAAACCTGTCATAGGAACTGAGCTCATGCTTTCTGCACCACCAGCAATAATACATTCTGCCATACCAGCTTGAATTTTGGCAACTGCCATAGCAATGGTCTCTAATCCTGAAGAACAAAATCTGTTAACCGTTACACCTGGTACATCTACTGTGTTTAAGCCGATTAGAGAAATTATACGTGCCATGTTAAGACCTTGAGAGCCTTCAGGCATTGCATTACCAACAATAACATCATCTATACGGTTGACATCAAAATCTGGTAACTTACCCATCATATACTGAATGGTTTCAGCAGCAAGTTCATCGGCTCTTTTAAATCTAAAACCGCCTTTTTTGGATTTGCCAACTGCAGTTCTATATCCTTTTACTATATATACTTGTTTCATTTTTTTAATTTCTTAAAGGTTTACCTGTTTTTAGCATGTGCTGAATTCTTTCTAGAGTTTTTCTTTCAGTACATAGCGAAAGGAATGCTTCACGCTCTAAGTCTAGTAAGTACTGCTCTGAAACTAGGGTTGGTTCTGATAAATCACCACCAGCCATTACGTAAGCTAGTTTATTTGCGATTTTTTGGTCGTGCTCACTGATGTAGTGACTTGCTTCCATAGAATCTGTTCCTACTAAGAACATTCCTAAAGCTTGCTTACCTAGAACCTTAATGTCTTTGCGTTTTACAGGTTGCGTGTAACCAGCATCTGCTAACATTCTGGCATGTGCTTTTGCGGTTGCAATCTGACGATCTTTGTTAACTACTACAACATCTTTTCCTTTTTGAAGAATACCTAAATCAAATGCTTCGTAAGCAGATGTTGCTACTTTAGCCATTCCGATAGTTAAGAAATACTCCTGTAAAACGTTAAGCTCTACATCTCCTTTGTGGAACATATCTTGCGCTCTTAAAGCCATTTCTTTAGAGCCTCCACCACCAGGAATAACACCAACACCAAACTCTACTAAACCAATGTAAGTTTCTGCAGCAGCTACAACTTTGTCTGCATGCATTGATAGCTCACAACCACCTCCTAGAGACATACCATGAGGTGCAGCAATTGTAGGAATGGAAGAATAACGCATACGCATCATTGTGTCTTGGAAGTATTTGATAGCCATATTAAGCTCATCATATTCTTGTTCAGCTGCCATCATAAAAATCATTCCGATGTTAGCACCAACTGAGAAATTAGCTCCTTGGTTACCTATTACTAAACCATCAAAATCTTTTTCAGCTAAATCCACAGCTTTGTTTAGTCCAGCTAAAACATCACCGCCAATAGTATTCATTTTAGATTGGAATTCACAATTAAGGATACCATCTCCAAGATCTTCTATAACCACACCAGAGTTTTTAAAAACTTCGTTAGATTTTCTGATATTGTCTAGTATGATAAAACTATCCTGACCAGGAATTTTTTGTTGTGTTTTTGAAGGAATATCGTAAGCATAAGAAGCTCCGTCTTTTACGGTGTAGAAAGATGTGCTACCAGATGCTAACATCTCGTTAACCCAAGCATTTGGCTCTAGACCTTCTGCTTTCATCATTTCAATACCAGCTTCCACACCAATAGCATCCCAAATTTGGAAAGGACCATGTTCCCAACCAAATCCAGCTTTCATGGCATCATCAATCTTATATAAATCGTCTGTAATTTCTGGAATACGATTAGATACGTAGGCAAATAGAGCGGCAAAGCTTTTTCTGTAGAATTCACCAGCTTTGTCTTTTCCTTTTACTAATACTTTAAAACGATCTACAACTTTATCAATTGTTTTTGTCAATTCTAAAGTCGCGAACTTAGCACGTTTATTTTCTCTATATTCTAAAGTGTTAAGATCTAAGGATAAAATTTCCTTTTTACCGTCTTTTGAAACGGACTTTTTATAAAACCCTTGACCTGTTTTGCTTCCTAACCATTTATTTTCCATCATGGTATTGATGAAGTCTGGTAAAGCAAAAAGTTCATGACGTTCATCGTCAGGACAGTTCTCTCTAATTCCATTGGCAACGTGAACCAAAGTGTCTAAACCAACAACATCTACAGTTCTAAATGTTGCAGACTTTGGACGACCTATAACTGGACCAGATAATTTATCTACTTCTTCAATAGTTAAGTCTAAATCTTTTACAGTATGAAAAAGACTCATTATACTGAAGATTCCTATTCTATTTCCAATAAAAGCAGGTGTATCCTTAGCTACTACAGATGTCTTACCTAAAAATTGTTCTCCGTAGCCATTTAAAAATTCTAGAACAGAAGCATCTGTCTTAGGACCAGGAATAATTTCAAATAACTTTAAGTAACGTGCCGGATTAAAAAAGTGTGTTCCGCAGAAGTGTTTTTGAAAATCTTCACTTCGACCTTCGCTCATAAATTTAATCGGAATCCCTGAAGTGTTTGAAGTTATTAAAGTACCAGGCGTTCTATATTTCTCAAGCTTTTCAAAAACTTGTTTTTTAATATCTAAACGCTCAACTACAACCTCCATAATCCAATCTACATCTGCAACTTTAGCAATATCATCTTCTAAGTTACCTGTAGTGATGCGATTTTTAAATGTAGGATGATAGAGAGGTGCAGGCTTGGATTTTATTGAAGCCATAAGTGCATCATTAACCAAGCGATTACGGACAACTTTATCTTCTAAAGTAAGACCTTTTGCTTTTTCTATATCATTAGGTTCTCTAGGAACGATGTCTAGTAATAAGACATCGACACCAATATTAGCAAAATGGCAAGCAATACCACTTCCCATAATACCAGAACCAATGATGGCAATTTTCTTTATTCTTCGTTTGCTCATTGTTTTAATGTGTGTTCTTTTTGATTGTATATTTTTTTATTAGAAATCATGTTATTGATAAGCTCTGCTACTTCGTAGAAATGTTCTAGCTTTTCAGGACTTATATTAGATTTTATAGCTTCATTAAAGGTCAATACACGTTCTCTAGAGTAGGCTCTTTTTTCTCTTCCAAATTCTGTTAAGTGAATAAGAACTCCACGACCATCTTCTGGATTAGGCTTGCGTTCTATTAAACCTTTTTCTTCCATGGTTTTGAGAGTGCGTGATAGACTCGTCGCTTCCATACCCATTTTTGGACCCAGTGAAGTAGAAGGTGTGCCTTTTTCTGGGTCGATGCTAAGCAATGCAAAACCAGTAGCCATAGTTGTATCAAACTTTAAGGCTTCTTCGTTATACATTTTATTGACTGCTAACCATGTGGTTCTCAGTACGTAATCTATTGTTTTGTCCTTCATTTTAAATTAGTTAGATTCAAATATAATAAAAAATACTATGCACGCATAATAAATTATTAAAAATTATGCACGCATAGTATTTTGAGTCTTAACTAATAAAAGACTATATATTAAGGTCTATAGATTTTTTCATATAAAGCATCGTATTTTTCTCTTATAATACTGCGCTTCATTTTCATAGTAGGAGTAAGGTGGCCATCATCAATGCTCCAAGCTTCAGGAGTTAACTCGAAACGTTTTATTTGTTCCCATTTTCCGAAATGTTTATTGTACTTGTCTACTTCTTTTTGAATACGATTTATTACGACTTCAGAAGTAGCAATTTCTTTTTCAGATTTACCAATTTTAAGATTTTTATGATCAATCCAATCTCTGATAAAATCAAAGTTAGGTTGAATGATAGCTCCTGGCATTTTTTCACCTTCACCCACAACCATAATTTGTTCTATAAACAAGGATTGTTTTAAATCGTTTTCTAAAAGTGTAGGTATAATGTATTTTCCACCAGAAGTTTTAAACATCTCTTTTTTGCGACCAGTGATTTTTAAGAAGCCATCATTATCAATAATACCTTTGTCGCCTGTATGAAAATAATCGCCAGTCATTACAGAATCCGTTTTTTCTGGGTCTTTGTAATAACCCAACATAACATTTGGTCCTTTGATTAAGATTTCACCGTCTTCTGCGATTTTAACTTCTACATTATCAATTGGCTTACCTACAGTACCTACTTTATAATGTTTATCTCTATACATGCCAACACCGACAACAGGAGATGTCTCCGTTAAACCATAGCCTTCCATGACTTGCATTTTTGCAGCTCCAAAAATTCTAGACAAGCGTGGTTGAAGTGCTGCACTACCAGAAACCATTGTGCGTAATTCTCCTCCTAAGGCTTCGCGCCATTTGCTAAATATTAGTTTGTTAGCAATACTTAATTTGAATTCATACCAAGGACCATTGGCTTTGTAAGGCTCCCATTTTTCGCCTAACTCTACAGCCCAATAGAATAACTTTTGTTTAATACCAGAGAGTTCATCTGCTTTTAACATGATTTTATCAAATACTTTTTCAAGTAGTCTCGGGACAACACTCATTAGGTGAGGCTTAATTTCTTTAGCATTGTCTCCAATTTTGTCTAAACCTTCAGCAAAATATACACTTGCACCTACATACTGATAAAGGTAAATTAGCATGCGCTCAAAAATATGGCAGATAGGTAGAAAGCTTAATATTCTGGTTTCTCCATTAATATTAGGAAGACGTTTTGAAGAATCAAGAGCATTACTGGTAATATTCTTGTGAGATAACATAACACCTTTTGGTTTTCCTGTGGTTCCTGAGGTATAAATTATTGTAGCTAAGTCTTCAGGTTTTACAGCATCTTTTCTTGCTTCTACTTCTGGTTGGTTGCTATTATCTTTACCAAGCTCAAATAGCTCTGAATAATGTTTGCAACCATCAATATGATTAAAAGAGTAAACTTCTTTTAATTTTGTTTTAGACTGAACTTTTCTAACCTTTTCAAGGACTTCTTCGTCAGAAACAAAGCAATAAATAGATTCGCTATGGTTTAGAACATACTCATAGTCTTCGGCTGAAATGGTTGGATAAATAGGAATATTTTGAGCACCAGTTTGAAGTACACCGATATCCATAATATTCCATTCTGTTCTATTAGTTGAAGAGATAACGGCAATTTTATCATCTTTTTGTACACCTAGTCTTAAAAGAGCTCGGCTTACGGAGTTGGCTTTATCGATATACTCTTGCGTAGACATTGGTGTCCATTCTCCGTTATATTTTGTAACCAAGGCTTTAGCATTTGGTTTATGCTTTAGTTGATAGTAAGGAAAATCAAAAAGGCGTGTAACGTCTGTCATAATCTAAGAATCAGCAAAAAATATTAGGGGTTTTTACTAAAATAACAAATATAGGGTTAATTATTTTGGAGTATAAAAATAAAATTCTCTTTTATTATTCTAATGAGTTTTAGTTCATATAAATTGAAATTAAAAAAGGGCTTCATATTTAAGAAGCCCTCTTCATTATGATACTTTCCACCCTAACTACTAACAAAATTTAAGTGATAACCCTAAGTGATTAAATAATATCGTTAGTAAAAAAGTACCATTTATAACCACAAATATAATAAATACTCTTTTTCTAAGTTGCTTATAGTTAGTTATTTTCAATCCATTTTTTAGCATTTACAAATGCTTCTAGCCATGGAGAAACTTGGTCTTTTCTACCAGTAGGGTAGTTCGCCCAATTCCACTGGAAAATGGATCGCTCAATATGTGGCATGGTTACCAAATGTCTACCAGTTTTATCACACATCATAGCTGTATTATAATCCGAACCATTAGGGTTGTGAGGGTATTCAGCATAAGCATATTTCCCTACAATATCATATTGGTTTTCATCTTTTGGTAAATTGAATTTTCCTTCACCATGACTGATCCAAACACCAAGCGTACTTCCTGCTAAAGATGATAACATTATAGAGTTATTCTCTTGAATTTTTACAGAAGTAAAAGCACTCTCATGCTTATGTGAATCGTTATGTACCATCTTACCATGTACATCATGATCTGGATTGATAAGCTCTAATTCCATCCATAATTGGCAACCGTTACAAATTCCGACAGATAAAGTATCTTCTCTTTCAAAAAAGTTCTTGATGACTTTATTTGCTGTTTCATTATATTTTATAGCACCAGCCCAACCTTTAGCAGATCCTAAAACATCAGAGTTTGAGAAACCGCCAACAGCACCAAGGAATTGAATATCTTCTAAAGTTTCACGACCAGAAATTAAATCGGTCATATGAACATCTTTAACATCAAAACCAGCTAAGTACATAGCGTTTGCCATTTCACGTTCAGAATTACTTCCTTTTTCACGTAAGATAGCAGCTTTAGGTTTAGGTTTACTTGAATCTGTTTTTGGAAGTTTTCCAGTGAATTGTTTTGGAAATTCGAAATGTAAAGGTTGATTTTTGTAATTATCAAAACGTGTTTTAGCTAAACCATTAGCCGTTTGCTTTTGGTCGAGTAGGAAAGAGGTTTTGTACCATACATCTCTCAATCTCGAAATGGTCATAGTAAAGACTTCATTACCATTGATGATGCTAAGCACATCACTTTCCATAACCTTACCAATATTGTGGAAATCAATTTTAGCATCAGATAATACGGTTTCGATACTCTTATCTCTAGCCTGAATTACAATTCCTGAGTTTTCAGCAAAAAGTATTTTGAAAGAATCTTTTTCAGCTAAAGCGGTTAAATCTAGTTCAGCTCCAACATTGTTGTCTGCAAAACATAGTTCTAGTAAGGTTGTGATTAGACCACCTGAAGCGACATCGTGTCCAGCGACAATTTTACCGTCTAATATTAATTGTTGAATGGTATTGAAAACCGTTTTTACATAATCAGCACTTTTAACTGTTGGAGCTTCGTTACCAATTTTATTCACTACTTGTGCAAAAGAACTTCCACCTAGTTTAAAGTTGTCTTGAGATAAGTTGATATAGTAAATATCACCTTCGTTCTTTTGGAACACAGGTTCAACTACTTTGTTAATATCAATACAGTTTGCAGCAGCTGAAATTATAACTGTACCTGGAGAAATAACATCACCATCAGGATATTTTTGCTTCATAGAAAGCGAATCTTTTCCTGTTGGTACATTAATGCCTAAATCAATAGCAAATTCTGAAACCGCCTTTACAGCTTCGTATAAACGTGCATCTTCACCTTCATTTTTACAAGGCCACATCCAGTTTGCAGAAAGTGAAACATTCTTCAAGCCATCTTTTAATGGAGCCCAAATAATGTTAGTTAATGCTTCTGTAATAGAGTTGCGGCTACCAGCTACAGGATCTATCAATCCCGAAATAGGTGAGTGGCCAATTGAGGTGGCAATGCCTTCTTTACCTTTATAATCTAATGCCATTACACCAACATTGTTTAATGGTAATTGTAATGGTCCTACACACTGTTGCTTGGCAACTTTACCACCAACACAACGGTCTACTTTATTGGTTAGCCAATCTTTACATGCAACTGCTTCTAGCTGTAAAATTTGGTCTAAATAATCGTAAAAATTATCCCTGTTGTAAGATACATCACTGTAGTTTTTTTCAACCGTATGATCTGTCATTATAGTTTTTGGAGAGCTGCCAAACATATCTTCCAGAGCCAAATCCATTGGCTTGTCTCCATTGGTTTCAGACTCAAATGTAAAACGGTGTTTTCCGGTAACTTCACCAACATCATAGATAGGTGAACGTTCTCTGTCTGCAATCTTATGAAGTATTTCTAAATGCTTATCTCCAATAACTAATCCCATACGTTCTTGAGACTCATTGCCAATAATTTCTTTTGAAGAAAGCGTTGGGTCACCAACAGGCAATTTGTCTAAATCGATTTTTCCACCGGTATCTTCAACAAGTTCAGATAAACAGTTAAGATGTCCACCTGCACCATGATCGTGAATAGAGACAATATAATTTTCGTCACTTTCTACCATACCACGAACAGCATTGGCAGCACGTTTTTGCATTTCTGGGTTAGAACGCTGGACGGCATTTAGCTCAATACCAGAGTCAAATTCACCAGTATCAGCAGAGGATACAGCAGCACCTCCCATACCAATTCTATAATTATCACCACCAAGAATTACGATTTTGTCACCTGCTTTTGGTATGTCTTTTATGGCTTGGTCTGCTTTGCCGTAACCAATACCACCAGCTTGCATAATCACTTTGTCGTAACCAATCTTATCATTGTTTTCTTGATGTTCGAAGGTTAAAACAGAACCACAAATTAATGGCTGGCCGAATTTATTTCCGAAATCTGAAGCCCCATTACTAGCTTTTATTAGGATATCCATAGGAGTTTGGTACAACCATTTGCGCTCAGGAAATGCCTTTTCCCAAGGACGTTCTTCTTCTAGACGCGAATATGATGTCATGTAAACAGCCGTTCCTGCTAAAGGAATAGAACCTTTACCACCTGCAAGTCTGTCTCTAATTTCTCCACCAGAACCTGTTGCAGCACCATTAAAAGGTTCTACAGTTGTTGGGAAATTATGTGTTTCAGCTTTTAATGAAATTACAGATTCAAAATCTTTGGTTTGATAATATTCAGGAACATCTGCGCGTTTTGGCGCAAACTGCTCTACTACAGGGCCTTTTATAAACGCTACATTGTCTTTGTATGCGGAAACAATATCATTAGGATTTTGTTTTGATGTTTCCTTGATCATTTTGAATAATGATGTCGGTTTTTCTTCTCCATCGATAACAAACGTACCGTTGAAAATTTTATGACGACAGTGCTCTGAGTTCACTTGGGAAAAGCCAAATACTTCAGAGTCTGTTAGAGGTCGTCCTATTTTTTTAGAAACATCTTCTAAGTATTCAATTTCTTCATCACTTAGCGATAAACCTTCCTGTTGGTTGTATGCCGAAATGTCTTCAATATCAAGAATTGCTTCAGGTTGAATATTTATGGTGAAGATGTCTTGATTTAAGCTTGAAAATTTTTCAGAAATCATAGGGTCGTACCCTTTGAAATCTTCTGAAACAGCTGTGAACTCCTCAATACGTAAAATACCAGAAATTCCCATATTTTGAGTAATTTCTACAGCATTGGTACTCCAAGGAGTAATCATTGCGGCTCTTGGGCCAACAAAAAAAGCATCTAGTGATGCTTGTTCTATTTTTGGCTGGTTGCCGAATAACCATGTCAATTTAGAAATGGTTTCAGTTGATAATTCTTTTGTGGCTTGAACAGCGAAAACTTTGCTGTTTTGGTTTCCAAAGAAATGAATCATTAGAGTGTTGTGTTTGGTGTGAAAAATAAAAACACAAAGTTAATTCATTTTAAAATAATGAGACTATAAAAAAGAATTCAATTAGTGGACTTATTCAACATGTTTTAAACAAAAAAAGCAGCTCAAATTTGAACTGCTTTTTCAAGAATAACATTCTTTGACTAGTTCTTAATCAATTTTTTGCTTACAGATGAATTGTTTTGTGTTAATTTCAAAATGTAAACCCCAGATTTTAATGTTTGTACATTGATGCTATCTGAAGAATTGATATGAGTTTTTAAAACTCTTTTTCCTAATATGTCATAAATTTCAACAATAGTATTTTTGTTTGAAGCTAAGTTGATGTATAATTTAGATTTAACAGGATTTGGATAGATTGTAGAAGTCTCAATATTATTATCTGTTAAACTTAATGAAGAATAGCAAGTCCATGATAAATCATCGATACCAACTCTTGCATTTCCTGAATCATTATCTGATATTTCAACTGTAATCATTCCGTCTACATTAATATTGCTAATTGTAGTTGTTTGCTGGGTGTCACTGTAAGGAATTGTTCCTACTATGTTGCCATTAACTAGAACATCAAGATTTCCATCAGTTCCTGAGAAAATTCTCTGTGTTGTAACGGTAAGGCTACCAATACCACCATTTACAGTAGGCGAGGTTAAAATACCTAAGTCAGAACTACCTCTATAATCTATGAGTATGGCTCTGTTGTTAATGGTTTGGTCAGTTCGTGCTTCCGTTGCATTCCATGTACCGTTTGTACCTGTCCAAGTTCTATCGGTATATTGTGAACTGTTTGCAGGAATATTTTCAAAATCTTCTGTAGCACAGTCACTTCCTGGTGTACCAACTTCTGTTGTTGTACCGTTAACTGAATTGCTTTGAGCCGATTCGTTTTCTGCAGCATCAATAGCAATAACATAAAAAGAGTATGTTGTTTCAGGAGTTAGATTGATAATGTTAGCACTATTAGTTGAAACATTTGTATTAAAAACTCCATCTACATAAACATCATAAGAAACCACTTCAACATTGTCTGTTGAAGCTGTCCAGCTAAGGTTTATAGATGTTGAAGCTTCATTCGTTACAACTAAATTTGTAGGAGCTGTAGGAGCTTCAGTGTCTGGAGTAGAAACCCAGATTTCGTTTACCCATTCTGGATGGTCAACAAAAGGATTTCTATTGCTTTGATGGTTATAATATATATTGTTGTTACGATCAATTTCTTTTTGAGATACAGGGTCGTTTTGGTGCCATGTTAAAAGAATACTCAAAAAGGGATCGTCTAACACTTTATCTGAGCTTCCGTCAAACATTGGGTAACTTCCCCAGTTACTAACTTGGTCTTCGTATCGAGTTACAAAATAGAAGTAGATACGAGCAATATCACCTTTAAATTCATCAATAGGTTCAAAAACTGTGTTTGAATAACCTGCAGAATAACCACTGTTAAGATTACCTCCAAGTTTAGAACCGTTTTGTGTTGGATTAGAAATGCCACTTTGGTTTACTAATTGACTATCGTCAACCACGCCAAAAGGATAATTACTTCTAAAACCATTAACACGACCATCTGTAGGTAAAAGGTGGTGCGCATCGCTACGCATTGGTAAGTTTTGACTAAAAACAGATTGAGGAATAACGTGTTCTTTGTTATAACAATCACCTTCGCTATTATAATTTCCACATTCATCACTAACAGGAGAAAATGTATAAGGGTCCGATCCTGTTGGGTTTTCGGAGTAAGGATCTAAAATTGTGTTACTTCCAGTTTCGTAGTAGTTGTCTAAATCATAAGACGCTATAAAACCATCCATAGCATCATAACCTTGGTCGTTATGATTATCTATGATATTGTGAAGTTGTGTTTTTAATGTGTAACCAGTTCCTGTGGCACTATTGTAGTAACCAGCTGGGATTTGAGCAAACGCTACTGTTGAAAAAATTAAAGTAGCTATTAAAGTGTAGAATTGTTTCATCTATTTGGGTTTATTTTTTCTTTTCTAATAAGGCCATATAAAATCCGTCAAAACCAGATTTATGGGCTAATACTTTTTTGTCCTTTACAAGTTTAAATTCTTTTCCACTTTCTGAAGTTAAGAAATTATCAACTTGTTTTTCATTTTCAGAAGGTAATATAGAACAAGTTGCATAAACCATTTTGCCACCAGACTTAACCATTTTTGAGTACTGTTGTAATACTTCTGATTGTGTTTTTTTGATGTTCTCAATAAATTCTGGTTCTAATTTCCACTTGGCATCAGGATTACGTCTTAAAACTCCCAAACCAGAACATGGAGCATCAATCAATAATCGGTCTGCTTTGCCATGTAACTTTTTGATCGGTTTTGTAGAGTCAATCACTTTCATTTCTATATTATGGACTCCGTTACGTCGTGCTCTTACTTTAAGCTTTTTTAGCTTACTCTCGTAAATATCCATAGCAATCACTTGACCTTTGTTTTCTAGAAGTGAGGCTAAGTGCAATGTTTTCCCACCAGCACCTGCACAAGCATCTACAACTTTCATGCCTGGTTTTACATCTAAAAAGTCAGCAACAAGCTGAGAGGAAGCGTCTTGCACCTCGAACCAGCCATTTTTAAAAGCTTCGGTCTTAAAAACATTAGCACGTTTTGTAAGTTTTAATGCCCAAGGATACTCTGGTAAAAATTCGGTTTCAATATCTTCGGATTGCAATTTTAGTTGCAAATCTTTTTTGTTGGTTTTTAAGGTGTTTACTCTTAAGATAACATCAGCTTGCTCATTTTGCATAGCAATTTCTT from Winogradskyella sp. MH6 includes these protein-coding regions:
- the purL gene encoding phosphoribosylformylglycinamidine synthase, with amino-acid sequence MIHFFGNQNSKVFAVQATKELSTETISKLTWLFGNQPKIEQASLDAFFVGPRAAMITPWSTNAVEITQNMGISGILRIEEFTAVSEDFKGYDPMISEKFSSLNQDIFTINIQPEAILDIEDISAYNQQEGLSLSDEEIEYLEDVSKKIGRPLTDSEVFGFSQVNSEHCRHKIFNGTFVIDGEEKPTSLFKMIKETSKQNPNDIVSAYKDNVAFIKGPVVEQFAPKRADVPEYYQTKDFESVISLKAETHNFPTTVEPFNGAATGSGGEIRDRLAGGKGSIPLAGTAVYMTSYSRLEEERPWEKAFPERKWLYQTPMDILIKASNGASDFGNKFGQPLICGSVLTFEHQENNDKIGYDKVIMQAGGIGYGKADQAIKDIPKAGDKIVILGGDNYRIGMGGAAVSSADTGEFDSGIELNAVQRSNPEMQKRAANAVRGMVESDENYIVSIHDHGAGGHLNCLSELVEDTGGKIDLDKLPVGDPTLSSKEIIGNESQERMGLVIGDKHLEILHKIADRERSPIYDVGEVTGKHRFTFESETNGDKPMDLALEDMFGSSPKTIMTDHTVEKNYSDVSYNRDNFYDYLDQILQLEAVACKDWLTNKVDRCVGGKVAKQQCVGPLQLPLNNVGVMALDYKGKEGIATSIGHSPISGLIDPVAGSRNSITEALTNIIWAPLKDGLKNVSLSANWMWPCKNEGEDARLYEAVKAVSEFAIDLGINVPTGKDSLSMKQKYPDGDVISPGTVIISAAANCIDINKVVEPVFQKNEGDIYYINLSQDNFKLGGSSFAQVVNKIGNEAPTVKSADYVKTVFNTIQQLILDGKIVAGHDVASGGLITTLLELCFADNNVGAELDLTALAEKDSFKILFAENSGIVIQARDKSIETVLSDAKIDFHNIGKVMESDVLSIINGNEVFTMTISRLRDVWYKTSFLLDQKQTANGLAKTRFDNYKNQPLHFEFPKQFTGKLPKTDSSKPKPKAAILREKGSNSEREMANAMYLAGFDVKDVHMTDLISGRETLEDIQFLGAVGGFSNSDVLGSAKGWAGAIKYNETANKVIKNFFEREDTLSVGICNGCQLWMELELINPDHDVHGKMVHNDSHKHESAFTSVKIQENNSIMLSSLAGSTLGVWISHGEGKFNLPKDENQYDIVGKYAYAEYPHNPNGSDYNTAMMCDKTGRHLVTMPHIERSIFQWNWANYPTGRKDQVSPWLEAFVNAKKWIENN
- a CDS encoding endonuclease, whose amino-acid sequence is MKQFYTLIATLIFSTVAFAQIPAGYYNSATGTGYTLKTQLHNIIDNHNDQGYDAMDGFIASYDLDNYYETGSNTILDPYSENPTGSDPYTFSPVSDECGNYNSEGDCYNKEHVIPQSVFSQNLPMRSDAHHLLPTDGRVNGFRSNYPFGVVDDSQLVNQSGISNPTQNGSKLGGNLNSGYSAGYSNTVFEPIDEFKGDIARIYFYFVTRYEDQVSNWGSYPMFDGSSDKVLDDPFLSILLTWHQNDPVSQKEIDRNNNIYYNHQSNRNPFVDHPEWVNEIWVSTPDTEAPTAPTNLVVTNEASTSINLSWTASTDNVEVVSYDVYVDGVFNTNVSTNSANIINLTPETTYSFYVIAIDAAENESAQSNSVNGTTTEVGTPGSDCATEDFENIPANSSQYTDRTWTGTNGTWNATEARTDQTINNRAILIDYRGSSDLGILTSPTVNGGIGSLTVTTQRIFSGTDGNLDVLVNGNIVGTIPYSDTQQTTTISNINVDGMITVEISDNDSGNARVGIDDLSWTCYSSLSLTDNNIETSTIYPNPVKSKLYINLASNKNTIVEIYDILGKRVLKTHINSSDSINVQTLKSGVYILKLTQNNSSVSKKLIKN
- a CDS encoding RsmB/NOP family class I SAM-dependent RNA methyltransferase, which codes for MRLHRNLCFAVIDGLHKIFNENEYADKVVQQLLKRDKRWGSRDRGFVAETVYEIVRYKRLYSEIADVKAPYDRDNLWRIFAVWATLKGIKLPDWKYFTDTPTRKIKGRFDELSKIRKFRESIPDWMDDLGVKELGEQTWAEEIAMQNEQADVILRVNTLKTNKKDLQLKLQSEDIETEFLPEYPWALKLTKRANVFKTEAFKNGWFEVQDASSQLVADFLDVKPGMKVVDACAGAGGKTLHLASLLENKGQVIAMDIYESKLKKLKVRARRNGVHNIEMKVIDSTKPIKKLHGKADRLLIDAPCSGLGVLRRNPDAKWKLEPEFIENIKKTQSEVLQQYSKMVKSGGKMVYATCSILPSENEKQVDNFLTSESGKEFKLVKDKKVLAHKSGFDGFYMALLEKKK